A stretch of DNA from Candidatus Eisenbacteria bacterium:
TCAACAGCGGGCTACCACAAGTTGCCGCGGTGGTTCCTAACCCGACGGGGCTCCAAACATCTGATCCGTCGCTGTCACGTCCCACTGCTCTCGCCAGTCCACAACTGCCCGCACCGCCACTTATGCCGGCAGCCCTCGAGGATCGAGGCACACCGATTATCCGAGAGCTGCCGTAGGAGAATCAAGTGTCCTGACACGCCCGCTGGAGTGAGCCGGCAATCCCGCCGGCTAACCAGGAGGCTCGAATGCCTTGGTTCTTTCGGCCCCGCCGCTACCACTCCCCCCGTACCGGCTCGCCCGTCTGCGCGGGACAGCCCGGTCGCTTTCACCGCCACATCCACACCCAGCGACGTGGCAACGGCATCCCCGCAGGCTCCCACCTCCTCCATCAGCTCTTTGTGTGCCCGCGGTGTGGCGCGCGGCACTGGAGGTACGGAGGGTGATGGCTGAGTTCTTCAACAACGCTTGGGCTTTTGTCGTCAACGTGTCCGCCTTGGTGTTCTTGCTTTGGCTAATCGGGCAGGTCATCAAGGGCATGTTTCGAGGAGGGAAATGATGGATCAGATCACCCTGAAGCTCTCGTCAGTACTCGACAACGCCCTCATCAGCTTGGCTGCCGGCCTGCTGATGTCCCTGGTGGCCCACTGCTGGAAGGCCATCTCCTCTCGCGCCCGGAGGTTCAAGTGAACGACGACCTCATCGTCTACGAGCAGGACAGGTACCGGTCACTCGAGGAGTATCACCGCGCCCGTCGGGCCCAGGCGAATCTGGCGCATGCGGCCCTCGACTTCGTGCGTGAGCGTCCGGGAACGAGCCTCGTCATCGGTCTCGCGGCACTCTACATCCTCTCGCGGAGGCGCTAGGTGAAGTCCGTCCTGAAGTGGCTCTACCTCAAGACCTGGAAGGAGCCGAAGGACATTCGAGGCGTGGGCTGGACGATCTTGTTCTGGCTCACGCTTCTCAACGGAATTGTGTGTTCCTCGTACCTGTGCAGGACTCGCGAGGGCGCCATAGCGCTTTTGGGATTCTTCGCGTGCAGCGCGTGGCTCGATCACCTCAACTCCAAGCCGAAGAGGCTGGGCCGAGAACTCCCGTACCGGAGGCGTCGGTGAACCTGGCCTACGGACAACCGCTCGGCGGTGGGGAGGCTCGGGACATCGAACTCTCCCCTCCCGACCGCCTTCGGTCGGTCTACTTCATCGGCTCCTCCGGCTCCGGCAAGTCGTCAGCGCTCGAGACGCTCTTGGTCCAAGACATCCACGACGGCGTCGGGTTCGGCGTTTTCGACGTGGAGGATCGGTTGGTGCCGCGTGTGCTACGGCATCTGGTCGACGCCGGCAGGGAGCCGGTGCTGATCGACCCAACGATTGGTCCCAGTCGCCTCAACGTCCTTCACGTTCCCGAAGGTGTTCATCCACACACTGTCGTCGAAGGGTGCCTGCAGGCGTTCAGGCGCGCATGGTTCGATTCCTGGGGAGCAAGGCTCGAGGATCTTCTGCGCCATTCGCTCATCCTGTTCGTCGAACAAGGCCTCACTATCGCTGAACTCCCCCACTTCCTCAGCGATGCGGCCTGGCGCGAGCGTGTTGCTCAAGCGTCGCAGGATCAGCGGGCGCGCTCCTACTTTCTCGACCACCTTCGCGCGATTAGTCAGCGCGAGGTGCGTGTCTGGGTCGAGAGCACGCGCAACAAGGCGGCAGCCTTCGCCAACAATCCGTTCATTCAGCCTTCCATCGCCGCGGAGGACTGCCTCGACTTCCAGAAACTCATGGACGAAGGGCGGCCGCTCATCGTCAACCTCCCCGAGACGATTCTCGGCGATTCAGGAAAGCTCTTGGCGATGCTCATCGTGTCGAGGCTTTATCAGGCGGCTCTGCAGCGCCGAGAAGGCGCTCGTCCGTGGTTCCTGTACGCCGACGAGTTTCAGAACTTCGCAACTCGTTCGTTCATCGACCTGGTGACCAGGAGCCGCAAGCGCGGCGTCGGATCGGTCATAGCTCACCAGACGATCAGTCAGCCGCCGTTCGACAGCAATCCCGAGTTCCTCTCCTCTCTCCTCGCGAACACTGCGGTCCATGTGGTCATGCAAGTGGGGCGCGAGGATGCGGAGCGATTCGCGAAGGAGATCTTCCCCGCCTCCGGCACCGAAGCAAAGCGCAGGAAGAAGCACTGGATGTGGGGCGACTTCGGCGACCCGCAGTTCTACTCGGTCAACGAAGAACGCGAAGCACAGTGCCGCGAACTAGAGCATCAGCATCAGCGCGAGTGCTTCGTGAAGGTGAAGCGAAATGACGGTACAGAGGTCTTCGTGGCTCAGTCCTACGACCTACCTGAGCCTGACGCCACGCAGGAGCAGGGAGCGCACCTCGCGGCAGAGGCCGTCACCAGGTTCGCTCCAGGAGCCCCACGCGACCGTCTGGCGCGATTTCTGGCGCAGAAGCGTCGCAGAGCCGTGGACGAGGGAGAGCAGCCAGGAGAGCCCGACTAGGGGCTTGTTTTCCACAGGGTGGCTCTAGCGAGATTCCCGCATCGGCGTACCATGCAATCCGCGGCGCCTCGGCTGCGACTCCCCCCGTCCCGTGCTTGGAACGCGAGAAGAGTGTTCAGGGATCCTCTCCCTGATCGACCGAACTGAGCGGCCCCGCTGAAGCCCTCGCGCGGGCCTTACGCCCCTCCCACATCGGGGCACGGAGTGCCTGAAGGATGGCGGCGCTCGCTAGACGTCGCTCCGGC
This window harbors:
- a CDS encoding type IV secretory system conjugative DNA transfer family protein, whose product is MNLAYGQPLGGGEARDIELSPPDRLRSVYFIGSSGSGKSSALETLLVQDIHDGVGFGVFDVEDRLVPRVLRHLVDAGREPVLIDPTIGPSRLNVLHVPEGVHPHTVVEGCLQAFRRAWFDSWGARLEDLLRHSLILFVEQGLTIAELPHFLSDAAWRERVAQASQDQRARSYFLDHLRAISQREVRVWVESTRNKAAAFANNPFIQPSIAAEDCLDFQKLMDEGRPLIVNLPETILGDSGKLLAMLIVSRLYQAALQRREGARPWFLYADEFQNFATRSFIDLVTRSRKRGVGSVIAHQTISQPPFDSNPEFLSSLLANTAVHVVMQVGREDAERFAKEIFPASGTEAKRRKKHWMWGDFGDPQFYSVNEEREAQCRELEHQHQRECFVKVKRNDGTEVFVAQSYDLPEPDATQEQGAHLAAEAVTRFAPGAPRDRLARFLAQKRRRAVDEGEQPGEPD